In Glycine soja cultivar W05 chromosome 10, ASM419377v2, whole genome shotgun sequence, the genomic stretch GTTCCATCTTCTATCTCTGGTTCGAAGTTTGCCGCCAGCATGGCATCTTGGAGATGTACGTCGTTGATGTCTCTCCCTCGCCACATCATTCCATCGAAAACTCCTTCTTGCGCTTTCGTTCCTCCTCCCATTCTCttcccctttctctctctctctctctctctccctcatcTCTCTCATAATGTCGCTATAATCAATATGGCCAAAGAGTTAGGAAAGATGTTAAGTCATGATAGGTTCAAATATTTGATGTGGCACATTTGCTTTATGAAAAATCTTGTACTTTTTGATATTCCGGAATTTCAAGTTTTAAGGTGCAAGTTGAGGCAATAGTAATAGATAAATGCTCCAGAAAATGACTCGGGTGCAGAAAAATGCACATTACCTTTTGACCACTCGAAGGTATAATCCTGTGCAGACCAAAAAATTTTGTGATAAGTGTATTATCATATGTCTTCACATGGTGATGATAGTCTGGAAGCATTCTTAGAAGAACCTACATTTCAAAATTTGgttatcacaattttttttagtgaaaaagaAGTAGAGAAGAGCAAGTGAATACTAAAATATCATTACTAAGCATATGCTCCAATGAGTTTGATTTAATATTCAAAAGTGTTAGCTAAAGGGTaaatttcctttttcattttttactaaaaaagtaGTTTTATTAGAGAGATATGGAATTAGGAGAAGCATAAAATGTCATACAAAATCAACCCAAAAATAAGAGAGAATTCAACAGGGAAAAGGAACATAAAATCAAGAATGTGGTAAAGATGTCAATTTTCTCCACATGAAACAGTCACGTGAAAATCTGCAATTGAGTTAATGAGACGGTTATGTAACTTGTTTTAagtatttcatatatatatatatatatatatatatatatatatatatatataatatttgttttatttgaaccCTATTATTGCTAAAGGCCAAGTTTAGTATACTTTTATAATTTGTGTCACATTTTAATCGTCATCCAGTGCACAATGATGTCATCATCAGCACTTGTTGCAAGTGGGTCACTGATAAGTGATAACAATGCCAAAACCAAACAGGTGTTATGGATATATGAAATGCTATTAGATGCAGAATTCCAGCAATGTCAACCTCAGAATCTGAATGGAGTTCAAACTGTATAATGTATTTTGAACTCCAAAAGAGAACCAGTAGAAAAAAAGCCTCCAAGGAAGCTACAGATATCTGCAACTGCAACATATGCCAACGAACAAGAtccagataaaataaaataccttCACTTCAGATCTTCGCAGTGTCTTAATCATGAATCGATCATCTTGAGACAGGAAAAAGACACTACCACTTTTCCCTGGAGAAGAAAGTTCCCTCAGAGCATCATTTCCACAAATGGACATCATATAGTCAGCAGCATCAATCTTGAACAACTCTCTCAAATTTCTGCAACAGGTCACAAGGTCATATATAACAATCACATGTAAAGTGAAAGgaatgaaaaagagagaaggaaaaaaggGGGATGTAACAGTAGTTCCTTACTATGTATACAAACACGATTGTAGAAAATTAAAGGccaattattattatgattaatgattttctttttttttccttatctttattttcatatttatcaagAAAAAGAATGCATGATTCTATTCGTCTCAGATTATCAACTAGGCAATTTGAAATGGATACTCAGAATCAGGTGCATAAAACTTATAATGTACACATCCCCCTGCCCCCTTTTCtgagaaaaattaagaattatttaaatttagttactTTAAGAGGAAAAATGGAAATTTGATGAAAACTAGTAAAATAGGATGATGCTATCAACTAATGCATAGAGTGATTATTGTGAATCAGGTGCTCAGGATATGAATATTATAAACAATTCCTCTACAGATATACAATACACCAATAACAGAGTAATTCTGAACCTAGGGCtgcatacaaaaaaaagaaagaattggtTTATGAGCATGTCTAGAGAGTAAGATCAATGATACAATGGCCCCACGAAACAAATAAGCCTAAACAAGTGTCAATACTTACCTGAACACCATAGGGCAGTAATCTTTCCATTTAAAACCCTCTGATTGATGAGGAGGTGTCAATTGAGAACCTTCTTTAGGAAAATTCATCCAAAAGCTTGCTCTAGGACCAAAATCTGATGCTCGAACTTCTCGTCTCTGTATTGGGGTAATCTTCCCCACAGTATACCTAAGCCATATTGAATCCATTTTTGACATTAGTTACGGAAAAATCCATGCAAAAGCAAATATGGATTCcagaataacattttttttcttctaaagtaGGTAGGTCAGgtgtttttattgtttattggtTACCTCAggagtcatgacatatctaagTTCTACTGAAAATTTGTGAAATACAACTAAGAagcaaatatttgtttattgagGATGAAACATCTTTTAATTGTCAAGTTATTCCCAATATCAAATAGAGTTCcttttcatgtttttgtgtgggaaaattgaaaaaaataattattgatataaACAAGTATTAAAATATCACTCAACTAGTAATAATTACAGATGTCCAAAgagtgtttgattttgatgattaacCACTTGAGCCTTTAATTGTTTCTAAACTGAAAATATTCTATCAAACTGCCTTATTTgtaattttctctattttcaaTAATCACATTTCTTTTCAgaggaaaaacaaacaaaagaaaaggatgATCTCCACATTCCTTTCTCCTAGAAGCACTGAAGTGTTAGTTTAGTGAGTCTCTAAGGAAATGGGAAAACAATCTGAAAGTTGAAGCTTTACAACTAAAGCTACAAGAGTGTGCAAAAAGTCAAGGTAGTGTCTTTATACCTTATTCCGAGCTGCAAACTAAGCATCAGATCATAGCTCCGGTGACCTTTAATGATTGCTTCACCAggtcttttaatttctttggcAAGTTTTTTTTGGAGCTGTTTTGCCCTTCTAGACATTGAtgaaaaactattatttaaaactaattcaCTTATTAACACACCTTGCATATACTCGCGTTCCAAAATTGGGACTTTATCTCCATTTTCTGCTACAGAATCTGTTGATCCTAATCTTGAATCATGCCCAATCACTTTCTCAATAGATACCTCAAGACTCCAGCGCCTTTCGAGAGAAATATTTTTGCTACGAGATTGTTCCAGATTTAACAAGTTTCCTTTGGCGAGCTTATCAGATGAAACACGATTTGATCTCTGACTTTCACCAACCTTGACATCTCCCATATCAACTGAAGCAGCATGATGAATATGTATCTGTTTCTGTTTTCTCAAATCTGGCAACAGCCCTCTTTTTCTCAATGCATTGAGATATATTTCTTGTGCAGATGGAAGACAGCTACCTCTCGGATAGAAGGTTCCTTTGCCATCTTTTAGACCCCGTGTCCAAGTCCCAACATAGCAGCCTCCATCACTCCATGTATATGCCCCAAGCCCATGCATCATGCCATTTAACCAGCTTCCTTCAAATGAGTCCCCACTTACCCAGGTGAGAGTTCCTTTTCCTGACATTCTCCCACCTTTCATATTTCCCAAATATACATTTCCGTTGGCCCAGGTATACTTGCCTGGCCCCTCAGGTGTTCCTTGAATCCAAGAGCCTTCAAATATATCTCCATTTGGATAAACTTGATAACCCAACCCATGTTTAACATTTAATCGCCACCGACCTTTGTAGGTCAGATTATCAGGGCCAATATATGTTCCTGTACCATGGATATAGCCACCTGAGAACTCACCATCATACATTACTCCAGAAGGCCATTGTATTTTCCCATATCCATTTCTCATCCCTCGTCTCCACTCACCCTCGTATACACAACCATCTGGCCATACATACTTACCTTGACCCTCTGGAATGTTACCAAGAAGGGACCCAGAATATGATTCTCCATTAGGAAGTGAGAGTTCCCCTACTCTAAATCCAGCAACTTCAGAGGAATGACCAGCTTCACCGTTTGTAAATATAGATAAATGATCTATTTCAGAAATGGCATCAAGAGATTTTGTTCTCTCTGCACAAGAAAGTGCTCCATCCAAATTATCAACTGTGGCCACAGGGCCAGACATGCATAATGATCAAAAGGAAAATTTCCTTGTAGAATTATAACTATCCCAAATTCTCAACAGCTACAAGACAAGAAGGTTTGCATATAGGAAATCTTACCAAGAGTTTGACACTTGAAAATCTTTGTCCTTTTGACTAGAGAAgaggagtaaaaaaaataaaacaaattagacTTATGTCAATACACAACCAAGCCTGAAGAGATCCACATTCATGTCATGTAAAAGGGGAACAGACAATGATCATCAAGAGCCTAAGAGAGCATAATGGAGTATAGAATGAagcaaaattaattctaaaaagCAGTGACAAACACACTACTTCCTTGAAAACAAATGGCAGACCACAACATACGATCATGGTCTTAATTTGGGAAACATTATGCAATTAAATAGACACCACAACTACAATCAATAGGATCTTTAAAAGAAGATATTGACtcgttaaaaattaaaagaaccaaacaaaaatcaaatgcaAAATAAGCATACATAAAATGGAAGGACAAATGCTTCCGTAGGAAACTAAACTTTTATACTGCATAAAtccaaattgaacaaatttACAACACTTTACCTCATCATGGGAAAATTCagtttatttcataaaaatatagcAAATAAAACAATACAAAGTAACACAAAAAATAGAGTAGTAGTTAGTTGATGAGTCCTAAAGAAATGCAGAGAAAGTgcccaaaaaccaaaaaattgcTAGTCCTTCAggattgaaacaaacaaagctTCAAAATTCATTGTACAGTCAAGCAATAAGTTCTATTCCAATTTCATAAGATAGCCCCTATTATACCACCAAAACTCCTAAACTCATAGTTCAACCAACCAGTTTCGGAAAAATTCTACACTccttaaatttcaatttcaaaacatataaacactctttaaaaaaagcaaaacaGTTGAGAAAATTGTGATTCGAATCAAACGATTAGTTCCTTGGCTTCAATTCCGTAAGGaacaaaacatatatttaatttcccTGAAATCCATATTGCAACCTAAACTGAACACAGAAAAAAGCCACAAGCAACGAACAAGTAGAAGATAACAACAAATTCTCACTTGTCACACACGAATGACGATAAGCGATTCCACATTACGCACAGATACATCAAGCATCCATAACCGCAATTCAATAGAAACAACGATGcacagagaaagagagagagagagaaagtaccTTGAAAGTTGAAAGTGAAAGAATGAAGTCAAGTGTGTAGGTGATGAAGGCGAGGAAAATTAAAAGAGGTAGTAGATGAGGGTTGTTTGGTACAACACTTTTAAGCTTATTTTTCCACTCTCCAAATTTCGCTTTCGGACGCGATTGGTAGAAAGAATATATGGTTACACAAACACTGTGTTGATTTGGTCggatctcatttttatttatttataagagaCTACAATTCAATGTATTAAAGATTAATTGTGttagtaatatatatttattgttacaaagaaaagaaaattaaatatgacacTCTTTAAATCAAagattaattcaatttttataatattggtCCATGAGAATTTTAtacgtaaaaaaaattaaatacgaaATTATTTTACCCAAACATAAATGTAATAGGAATCTTTCAATGGGttgtatgatcggatctctaaCACAAATTCGTTATTTAAACTCTGCCCTTTGTCTTTTCTAAGTTTTTCTTGAGCCCAAACAAGTGGACATGATGAGATGATATGCACTTTATTCTAATTCCAAGCAACATTTTTCTATGATTAAATATCAGTAGATATTGctagtattattattaaaaaaacaacaaaaattcagACCATATGATATCATAGGCGAATGCGATGTATCCTATATGGCGTGGCGGTTGAAAAGACAAAATTGTCCGCAAAGAGTTGGACGGTACTTAATTAGTGGATATTAATCTGATGGAGTACTTATGCGCAATAATAATTGGGTTGTTATTCCCAAACAGGGCAAGTTCAGACAAAGAGTTCCCAACTATTGAAAACTCAAAATTTTGGTTACCACCCAAAATTGCAGCTAGTGCTTTTGACTATTTGATGACATCATACTCATAAGGTGTTGTTACAGGTTTTCTGTCTTCGGATTAGTTATGAAATCAAAAGTTTtgtttgaacaattttttttaataaatattaacaagaaaaaagaaagaaataaagaatgaaaagtATAATAAAGTTTTctcataaactaaaattaatttatacataagttaaaattattttttaagaagctaaataattttaacatttttttaaaatttttttttcttatacaagTGTTTGATAGAAGTTCGTCTAATCaagatttaatttaaagttTACTATCCATCCCAAAAGTTATATCATACAGGAATTTaagtaaagttttttttttttttttacaattttttagagtttttcaacccaaaaaaattctatattttcCGTAgagaaacttttaaaaatatatatatcttacaTCCAAATAGACATTattaataaatagtaaaaaataatcattaaattttatggttatagtaaaataataaataattgtttctatttttttttataatatgatcATGATTttgtaagataaaattaattctcGTATGTTATTCAAAGACTCATGAGTCACACTCACATGATCAAAACTCAATTTTGGTTCTAACTAGTCTCAAAAGCATGCCTCTACCTCCCCTGATATCGTACTATATATGCgtattaatttttccttttgtcTGTGCACCTACGTCATTATAATAGTGGATAATGTTTAAATAAAACATGAGTATATAATTAGGGTTTGTAAAATTTATCCAATTGGCATGGTTTCAATAATAAGCGTAAGAAAATCTATGCAGATTTTATTCTCCTCGCGTGTATCATTCAGGGACGCACCGTTTTCAGAACCGACGATGGGATTGGATTGGTTCGGAGCTAGCTGGTTTTTGATGCGTTTCCGTTTGATGGAGACGTGGTTGGGGCATGAAATATTGTGGCCACTGTGTGCAAAACACGTTTTGTATATATGTTTGTAACCTTTTTTGTCCCCTAGATATTTCTTCAATATTCAACACATGAAAATTGACATACGAATGCCAAGGAAGAAAGAAGTTTTGCAATCTATAATATCCAGTGtctaattgttgctttaattTCAGTGCCGTGGGTCCAATTGCCCCTTTTGCATTCCATGTAATCTTCcattttgattctgaaaatatttattttcgtaTTGACATGATAATATGTTGAACTAAATTTGTATATACATTGTTTGAATGTTTGTCTAAGTACGTAGAATAACCTACACGATTGCATACATCAATTTATGTCACTtcaacttttattatttgattaaagtTAGTTATCTTTCTTTTTCGCGCCTTCTTTCTTATTATGATAGAAAATTAGTTGAGACTTTGGAAGAAAAAATGGTAATGATAACATTTCTCTCCAAAAGTAAATCAAGGAGCAAATACATGAGATGGGTATGATCAATTTAGCCAATTATAGTATCAACTAATTACCAACTAATTGTAGTAATATATTAAAAGGATAGCTAACAAAATAGCATAAAAGTAAATACACTATATAAATTTGACATCATCAATTGCTTGAATAAACAAggatttaaaaacatattataccaacaaaaaaaattacatgcaaaTGTCCTTTTAGACTGGTTGACTGGTTGATGACATGAAAGTTAATGGAATGTTAAGGTCATTATTACATAATCATTTAATGTTGTTACTTAACAATAAATACTAGAGtaataaatatatcttaaagattaaaatcaaaacaaaaatctttaaaatactaaaattaagaTCTCCCtattttataagaacaaaagGTTATTTAAGTCTATTTATAATGCAAATACCCAAGTTTGACATGAAGTTGGAGTTGGCATGTTCGCAAATTAAAGTGACACGTGCTTTGCTTTGTCACAAAATATAAGGTTTGTGGTTAGGTGAATTGCATACTTTGTCACTAAAGAACATGACACCCTCCATTGAGATCCCCAAATGTGAATGAGACTTGTTTTAATCAAAGTAACTCACAAACTAATGTTCTATACATACTTAGCCTTGCAAATGATATTGAAGTTTAAAAATCATTGAGGGACACACAAAAACTATGGTGGAGTTTTTAGTGTTTGGACAATTTTTCTAATTTGCATTTGCAAAGGCAACGGGGTTGAAACAAGTTTAGgtagagaaaaaaaactttatgaGCTTTTAAGAGATGAAGTATATGTTAGATAATGTGATAATTTCTACTCcgacatacatatttatataatattatatatgaaaatgtgaaattaattaaagagattttataaataaacataaaagaattcACGTGGGTAAAAGATTCACATCCACGtcaatcattaaattaaaaacttatcaaataaggGTATGAAAACATTTCCGACCCAAAACAAGATTGtccaatttttacaaaaaagaaacaagttaaGCAGGGGAATAACATAAATTaacatgtttataatattatgcAAATAA encodes the following:
- the LOC114372086 gene encoding phosphatidylinositol 4-phosphate 5-kinase 9-like isoform X1, which gives rise to MSGPVATVDNLDGALSCAERTKSLDAISEIDHLSIFTNGEAGHSSEVAGFRVGELSLPNGESYSGSLLGNIPEGQGKYVWPDGCVYEGEWRRGMRNGYGKIQWPSGVMYDGEFSGGYIHGTGTYIGPDNLTYKGRWRLNVKHGLGYQVYPNGDIFEGSWIQGTPEGPGKYTWANGNVYLGNMKGGRMSGKGTLTWVSGDSFEGSWLNGMMHGLGAYTWSDGGCYVGTWTRGLKDGKGTFYPRGSCLPSAQEIYLNALRKRGLLPDLRKQKQIHIHHAASVDMGDVKVGESQRSNRVSSDKLAKGNLLNLEQSRSKNISLERRWSLEVSIEKVIGHDSRLGSTDSVAENGDKVPILEREYMQGVLISELVLNNSFSSMSRRAKQLQKKLAKEIKRPGEAIIKGHRSYDLMLSLQLGIRYTVGKITPIQRREVRASDFGPRASFWMNFPKEGSQLTPPHQSEGFKWKDYCPMVFRNLRELFKIDAADYMMSICGNDALRELSSPGKSGSVFFLSQDDRFMIKTLRRSEVKVLLRMLPDYHHHVKTYDNTLITKFFGLHRIIPSSGQKFRFVVMGNMFCTELRIHRRYDLKGSSLGRSSDKIEIDENTTLKDLDLNYCFYLEPSWQESLLKQIEIDSKFLELQQIMDYSLLLGVHYRAPQQLHPYNQNRTADGLPILAEEDPLEDEGSNYPQGLVLVPRGTDDDSVVVGSHIRGSRLRASAAGDEEVDLLLPGTARLQIQLGVNMPARAEQIPGKEEMQMFHEAYDVVLYLGIIDILQEYNMTKKIEHAYKSIQFDSLSISAVDPTFYSRRFLDFIQKVFPPHEMAG
- the LOC114372086 gene encoding phosphatidylinositol 4-phosphate 5-kinase 9-like isoform X2, coding for MSGPVATVDNLDGALSCAERTKSLDAISEIDHLSIFTNGEAGHSSEVAGFRVGELSLPNGESYSGSLLGNIPEGQGKYVWPDGCVYEGEWRRGMRNGYGKIQWPSGVMYDGEFSGGYIHGTGTYIGPDNLTYKGRWRLNVKHGLGYQVYPNGDIFEGSWIQGTPEGPGKYTWANGNVYLGNMKGGRMSGKGTLTWVSGDSFEGSWLNGMMHGLGAYTWSDGGCYVGTWTRGLKDGKGTFYPRGSCLPSAQEIYLNALRKRGLLPDLRKQKQIHIHHAASVDMGDVKVGESQRSNRVSSDKLAKGNLLNLEQSRSKNISLERRWSLEVSIEKVIGHDSRLGSTDSVAENGDKVPILEREYMQGVLISELVLNNSFSSMSRRAKQLQKKLAKEIKRPGEAIIKGHRSYDLMLSLQLGIRYTVGKITPIQRREVRASDFGPRASFWMNFPKEGSQLTPPHQSEGFKWKDYCPMVFRNLRELFKIDAADYMMSICGNDALRELSSPGKSGSVFFLSQDDRFMIKTLRRSEVKVLLRMLPDYHHHVKTYDNTLITKFFGLHRIIPSSGQKFRFVVMGNMFCTELRIHRRYDLKGSSLGRSSDKIEIDENTTLKDLDLNYCFYLEPSWQESLLKQIEIDSKFLELQQIMDYSLLLGVHYRAPQQLHPYNQNRTADGLPILAEEGA